The sequence GGCAGCGCGAGCTGCAGGCCCTTGGCGAAGATCACGTAGATGACGAAGCACAGCACGCTGCCGGCGAGGAAATGCCCCCACAGCGGGCCACGGCCGAAGCCCTTCGCGGTGGCGGCGAACAGCCAGCCGGTGGCGAGGGCGAAGCCGGAGCCGAAGCCGAGCAGCGCGATCTGCCCGATCAGCCCGGCCAGCACCCAGGCCATCGGGCCGATCTCGTCGCGCGGCCGCTCCACGGCCTCCGCACGGATCGCTTCGACGGCGGTGGCGATCGCCAGCAGGGCGAGGCCGCCGGCGATGATGGTCGGGAAGGCCGCCGGCCCGACCGCCGAATGGGCGTTGATCGCGGAGAGACGCCAGGCGTCCCAGCCGATCACGAGGGCCAGAACGGCGAGCCCGAAGGCGATGACGAAGCCGGCCCTGTCGGGCCGTCGGGTGGAAGAGGTGCGTGGATCGCTCATCGGACGGCTCCGGATGTCGGAACGAAGGCTCCCCCGCGACCGCCGGCCCGGGGGAGCATAGGGTACGGGAAGGCGCGGGCCCTTACTGGGCGAGGCCGATGTCCTTCAGGATGGTCTGCGTGGCGCTGATGTCCTTGGCCAGCTGGGCATCGAAGGCCGGGCCGGAAAGATAGGTGTTGGCCCAGCCCTTCTGCGCCAGCAGGTCGTTCCAGGCCTTGGACTTGGCCAGCTTGTCGATGGTCTCGGTCAGCTGGGCCTTCTGCTCCGGCGTGATGCCGGGGGCGGCGGAGACCATGCGCCAGTTCTGGATCTCGACGTCGACGCCGCTCTCCTTGAAGGTCGGCACGTCCTTGGCTTCCGGCAGGCGCTCGGCGCTCGACACGCCGAGGATGCGCAGCTTGCCGGCCTTGGCCTGGGCGTCGTACTCGGACAGGCTGGAGATGCCCACCGTCACCTTGCCGCCGAGCAGCGAGGCGAGCGACTCGCCGCCGCCCGAGAAGGCGATGTAGTTGACCTTGGTCGGGTCGACGCCCACCGCCTTGGCGAACAGGCCGGCGGTGATGTGGTCGGTGCCGCCGGCCGAGCCGCCGGCCCAGGACACCTTCTGCGGGTCCGCCTTCAGCGCCGCCACGAGATCCGCCAGCGACTTGATCGGCGAGTTCGCCGGCACCGCGATGGCCTCGTATTCGCCGGTGAGGCGGGCGATCGGCGTGACCTGCGACAGGTTCACCGGCGACTTGTTGGAGATGATCGCGCCGACCATCACATAGCCGCCGACGAGCAGGGTGTTCGGATCGCCCTTGTTGGCGTTGACGAACTGGGCGAGGCCGATGGTGCCGCCGGCGCCCGGTACGTTCAGGACCTGCACGTTGGACGCCAGCTTCTCGGACTGCAGCACCTGCTGCAGCGAGCGGGCGGTCTGGTCCCAGCCGCCGCCGGGCGCGGCCGGGGCGATGATCTTGAGATCGCCGACCTGAGCCGACGCGGCACTGAACGGCGCAGCGGCGAGGGCGGCGGCAAGCAGCGCACCGCGGAACATGCGATTCATGGTTTCCTCCAAGGATGGGCGGCGGCGCGTTTGACGCTGGCCGTCGCTTGAACGCGGCTAGGAAGCTAGTGCGCCAGCCCCCCCTGTGTCGAGTTCCCCTGATGGATGAGAGAAATCGCATCCCAGCCATGCACCGCCTTGACGCGGGCGGGCGGCGGGGCGACATGCCTCATGCAGCATCGGGGTAGTTCGGCGCACCATAGCGGGGCAGGCCGACAGCGGGCCGGGCCGAGACCGGGGGAACCGACATGGACCAATTCGACGTCGACCTTTTCGTCATCGGCGCCGGTTCGGGCGGCGTGCGCGCGGCGCGCATCGCGGCGGGCTACGGCGCCCGGGTCAGGATCGCCGAGGAATACCGCGTCGGCGGCACCTGCGTGATCCGTGGCTGCGTGCCCAAGAAGCTGTTCGTCTACGCCGCCCGCTTCGCCCATGAGTTCGACGATGCCTCCGGCTTCGGCTGGACGGTGCAGGGCGCCTCCTTCGACTGGTCGACGCTGATCGCCAACAAGGACAAGGAGATCGCCCGGCTGGAAGGCGCCTACCGCGCCAATCTGGACCGCGCCGGCGTCGAGATCGTGCCCCAGCGGGCCGAGATCGAGGGACCGCACGCGGTGCGCCTCGCCGACGGCACGCGCGTGACCGCGCGCACCATCCTCGTCGCCACCGGCGCGCGCCCCAATCTCGGCCTCGACTTCCCCGGCCGCGAACTCGGCATCAGCTCCAACGAGGCGTTTCACCTCGACCGCCTGCCCGGCCGCATCGTCGTGCAGGGCGCGGGCTATATCGCGCTGGAGTTCGCCAGCCTGTTCGCCGGGCTCGGCGCGCAGGTGACGGTGGTGCATCGCGGCGATCGCCTGCTGCGCGGCTTCGACGAGGATATCCGCGAGCGCATCGTCGGCGAGATGACGCAGAACGGCGTGAGCTTCGTGTTCAACGCCACCATCGAGGGCATCTTCGCCGTCAATGGCGAGAAGCGCGTGCGCCTCAGCGACGGCCGCGACCTGTTCGCCGACGAGGTGATGCTGGCCATCGGCCGCGTGCCGAACATCGTCGGCCTCGGGCTGGACACGGTGGGCGTCCATCTCGACGCGGCCGGCGCCATCGCGGTCGATGCCAACTCGCGCACCAATGTGCCCTCGATCTACGCCGTCGGCGACGTCACCAACCGGGCCAACCTCACCCCGGTCGCCATCCGCGAGGGCCATGCCTTCGCCGACACCGTGTTCGGCGGCGCGCCATGGCAGGTGAATTACGACCTGATCCCGACGGCGGTGTTCACCGAGCCGGAAATCGGCGTGGTCGGGCTCACCGAGGCGCAGGCGCGCGCGCAGGGCCGGCGGGTCGACATCTACAAGACCGACTTCCGGCCGCTCAAGGCGACGCTGTCGGGCAGCGCCTCGCGCGTCTTCATGAAGCTGGTCGTCGATCAGGCCGACGACCGGGTGCTCGGCGTGCACCTGATCGGCGAGACGTCCGGCGAGATCGTGCAGATGGCCGCCATCGCGCTGAACCTCAACGCCACCAAGGCCGATTTCGACCGCACCATGGCGCTGCACCCGTCCAGCTCCGAGGAACTGGTGACGCTGCGCTCGAAGCACGCCTCCAGCGATCAGGTGATCCCCGAGGTCTCCACCGGCGCGACGCCGGCGATCTGAGGCGGGCCGGCCGCGCACCGTCCTTTTCACTCGTTGAGGACGTCATCCCGGACGGCCGGAAGGCCGATCCGGGATCGCACCCCGAATGGAGAGCGATCCCGGCTCTCGCTGCGCTCGGCCGGGATGACGTGGTGTGCAACGTCAGAGGCGACCGGCGTTCCCGTTCAAGTGTCCCACGGGGCATGCCTGACCTTGCGGCGGCGCACTGGCGCGCGGGCGAGGCTTGGGTGTATAAGGCCCGCCTTTCCCGCCGGGGACGAGCCCCGCGGACGTTGCATCTCGTTGGAGGCCGTCATGTCTGATCGCTGGACGCCGGAAAGCTGGAGGGCCAAGCCCATTCAGCAGGTCCCGGAATATCCGGACGCCGAAGCCCTTGCTTCGGTGGAGCGTCAGCTCGCCTCGTTTCCGCCGCTGGTTTTCGCCGGCGAGGCCCGCCGGCTGAAGCGTGATCTCGCCAAGGTGGCGAATGGCGAGGCCTTCCTGCTGCAGGGCGGCGACTGCGCCGAGAGCTTCGCCGAGCATTCGGCCGACAACATCCGCGATTTCTTCCGCGTCTTCCTTCAGATGTCGGTGGTGCTGACCTATGCCGGCGCCCTGCCGGTGGTGAAGGTCGGCCGCGTGGCGGGCCAGTTCGCCAAGCCGCGCTCGGCCCCGATGGAGACGATCGGCGGGGTCGAGCTGCCGTCCTACCGGGGCGACATCGTCAACGACATCGACTTCACGCCGGAAGCGCGCATTCCCGATCCGCGCCGCCAGCTCGAGGCGTACCGCCAGTCGGCGGCGACGCTCAACCTGCTGCGCGCCTTCGCCAATGGCGGCTATGCGAGCCTTGGCAACGCGCATCAGTGGATGCTCGGCTTCATCAAGGACTCACCGCAGTCCGGCCGCTACCAGGCGCTCGCCGACCGCATCACCGAGGCGCTCGACTTCATGCGCGCCATCGGCATCGATCCGGAACACCATCCGGAGATGCGCTCGACCGAGTTCTTCACCTCGCATGAGGCGCTGCTGCTCGGCTTCGAGCAGGCGATGACCCGCGTGGATTCCACCACCGGCGACTGGTACGCGACCTCCGGCCACATGATCTGGATCGGCGACCGCACCCGCCAGTTCGACCACGCCCATATCGAATATGCGCGCGGCGTGAAGAACCCGCTCGGGCTCAAATGCGGCCCGTCGCTGAAGCCGGACGACCTCCTGCGCCTCATCGACACGCTGAACCCGCAGAACGAGCCGGGCCGGCTGACCCTCATCGCCCGCTTCGGCGCGGACAAGGTGGCCGACCATCTGCCGGCGCTGCTGCGCGCGGTGAAGCGCGAGGGCCGCTCCGTGGTGTGGTCGTGCGATCCCATGCACGGCAACACCATCAAGGCGGCGTCGGGCTACAAGACGCGTCCGTTCGACCAGATCCTCAAGGAAGTGCGGGACTTCTTCGCGGCCCATGCCGCCGAGGGGACCTATGCCGGCGGCGTGCATCTGGAGATGACCGGCAAGAACGTCACCGAATGCACCGGCGGCGCCCGCGCGATCTCGGACGCGGACCTCAAGGACCGCTACCACACCTATTGCGACCCGCGCCTCAACGCCGAGCAGGCCATCGAGATGGCCTTCCTCGTCGCCGAGCTGCTCAAGCGCGAGCATGCCGGCCGCACGCGTCCGGCCATCGAAGCCGCCGAGTGATCGGGACCGGAGGGACGGCGCGCCGCCCCTCCGCCTCCGCCGGCCGGAACAGACTGCGCCGCGGCTTCCGAAGGCCGCGGTTTTTCCAAGGGGAACGGTTCGGGGTAAGCGCCGCGTGGAACAGGTCGACGCCGCACGGCAGGTGATCTTCGAGAGCGCCAATGTGCGCATCCGGCGCGTTCCGGGCCGCCGCACCGACGTCGCCTTCGTGACCTTCGAGGCGCATAACACCGATCCCGATCCCGAACGCACCGCCTTCGGCGAGAAGTTCCTGCGCGAGAACGGCTTCACCGCCTACCACGTGCTCGCCAACGACAATTTCTGGTTCCAGTACCCGGAGATGGAAGCGGCGATCGCCGCCGTGCGGGCCGACATCGCGCCGGGCACCGAACTGGTGGCCTATGCGGTGAGCATGGGCGCCTATGCCGCCATCCGCTTCGCCGGACTGCTCGGCGCCGCGCGCATCCTCGCCTTCTCCCCGCAATTCAGCATCAACCCGACGGTCATCCCCTGGGACAAGCGCTGGGATCGGCTGTTCGACCGGCCGCGCGAGGTGCTGTGGGAGCATCTGATGGCGCCGCGCGGCGTGCCGATCTACCTCTTCTACGATCCGCACAACCGCGACCGGCACCATGTCCGCCTCTATGATCGCGCCGCCGACATCGTGCGGGTGCGCGTTCCCTATGCCGGGCATGCGACCGTCATCGTCATGCTGCAAAGCGGGCTGCTCGGCCGGGCGGTGCTCGACGTGGCGGAGAACCGCTTCGACGCGGCCGCCTTCCAGCGCGAGGTCAATGCGCGGCTCGACCGCTCGGAGCTTTACCGGAACAAGCGCGCCCACAAGCGCGACCGGCTGATCCGCCGCCTGCGCGCCGACCTGTTCGACCTGTTCGGCTGACGCCGGGCGCGGGACGCGCCGGGCGGCGTGTCGGATTCCGATTGGTGGCGCGGTCCGCTGCCGCTACGTTGACCTTGCGACATCAGGGGCGGCGGCGCGGCTTTCGTCCCGTGGAGGCAATGGCGTGCGGCAGACCCTCTTCGAGAGTGAGGACCTTCTGGTCGTCAAGGTTCCCGGGTATCGGGAAGACGTCGTCTTCGTCACCTTCGAATCCCTGCAGCCGTCACGCGAGCCGGGGCGCCTAGGCTTCGGCGAGGCGTTCTTCGCCAAGCGCGGCTACACCGCCTATCATTTCATGCCGTCGGGCAATTGCTGGTACCAGTATGCCGAGATGCCGGAGGCGCTGGCGCGGGTGCGGGCGGACATCGCTGAGGGCGCGCGCATCGTCACCTATGGCATCAGCATGGGCGCCTATGCGGCCTACCGCTTTTCCGAGCCGCTGGCGGCGGATGCCGTCATCGCCTTCTCCCCGCAATACAGCATCGATCCCCGCCGCGTGTGGTGGGAGCGGCGCTGGCGCACGCAGGGCCGCGCCCGCATGTGGGACCGCCAGCTGCCGCGCAAGGAGGCGGTCAAGCACGTCTTCTACGACCCGATGAACCAGGATCGGCGCCATATACGCGGCCTCCAGCGCGAGGCGGAACTCGACCTCGTTCGCATCTATTTCGGCGGGCACCATTCGTCGCGCATCCTGCAGGAATGCGGCCTGCTGGAGAGCGCGGTGCTGGACATCGGCCATGACCGCTTCGACAGCGCCGCCTTCGAGCGGCAGGTCTGGCGGCAGCGGCTCGCCTCGACGACCTATCATCAGGTGCGCGGGCGCAAGGGGCTTCTCCGGCGCCTGCGCTACCGGCTGGCCGAGGCTCTGATCGAGCGCCGCCTCGGCGCGCCGTCCTGCGAGGATGCCGGCCCGCTGCTGCCCGATCGCGGCGGCGCCTGAGGTCTGCCGCCGGGCCGGAGCGCGTGCGACGACGCGAGGGATAAAGATACGGGAAGTTGCATTCGGCCGGCTGGCCAAGGGCACGCGGCCACTTTAGAACGCATTGTGACTCTGCATGACGGTTGGATTCTCCCCGGCGGGGAAGGCCGCCGGTTACGGGTATGCGCTTTGCTGACAGGCCATTTCGGATCGCCATGACCACACCGGAGCAGCCTCCCGTCCCTGCTGCGAAGCGGCGCCGATCCTATTCGATGCCCCGGCAGCGCGGAAAATCCCGCAAGAGGCTGACGCGCATCAGTCAGGCGCTCGGCCGGGCTATCGGTTGCCTTCTCTTCGACGGCGGGAAGCGGCCGCGCCTGCTGGTGCGTGCCGTGCTGTTCGATGCCTATCGCCGCCCGCGTCCCGGGTCTGGTGCGCTCGTCTACCGGCAGCCGGGCCGTCCGCGCCGCGCCTTCGCCGCCTGGATGGCCGGGGCCGTGGACCTGCTGCCGGCTCTCGTCGCGCATGTGCCGTTTCCCGCCCCGACGTCCGACGGGCCCCGGCGCGTGCTCTTCGTGGTGCGGGGCGATGCCCGGCCGCTCGCCGCGTTGGTCGAGGCTGCTGCCGACACCTGGGACGTGGTGCTGCTGCGGCTGGACGGTGTTGCCGGGGCCGGGCTCGCCGCCCATGACGTTCCCGTCGACGTCACCGGCTCGCGAGTGCCGCGCCGGGTGCTGATCGACGCGCTGGCCAAACGGTCGGCGGCGCTCAGGCCGCTCTTCGCGCTGACGGTCGGACCCGAGACGGCGGATGCGGCGAACGCGCTTGAGCGGTTCGGCGTGCCGGTGGTCGCGCTGGTCGGGACATCGAGCGGTCCGGTCGCGGATTCGGCCGGGCTGGAGCGGCTGCTCAGCTGGGCCAGCGCCGTGGTGTTTCCATCCGAGGCGGCGCGGCAGGCGGCGCGCGATCGCCTGCCGCAGTTCACCGGACGCTGCCGCGTCCTCGCCGTGGACGATCCGCTGGGCGCCGGGGCCGGCGAACTGGTCGCGATCGGCCGCGAGATCGGCGACGAGGTCGACAACGAGATCGCGCTGATCCTCGGCTGCGCGCCGGAGCGGCTGGAAGTGCTCGACATTCCCCATGAGACGGATCCGCCGGGCGAACTCGACGTCGTGCAGAAGCTCAAATGGCAGATCTTCGAGTGGCGCCAGCGCACGTTGCTGCGGCGGCCTGTCAACACGCCTCCGCTGCGCCGCGACTATTCAGGCTTCCATCCGCTGATCTATGCCGAGCACCATCCGGTCGCCTGCTTCGACCAGCGGCGCTACCCGCTGTCGCACTGGATACAGCGCGGCTGCCCGCCCGGGCCCTGGGCCGTGCCGGTGGTGGGGCCGCCGGCGGCGCCGCGCGCGAGCGGCCTGCGCACCGCGCTGCACGGGCATTTCTACTATCCCGACCTGTTCCCGGAGCTGCTGGAGCGGCTGTCGGTCAACGCCTCGCGGCCGGACCTCTTCCTCACCACCGACACCGAGGCGAAGGCGGGGGAATTGCGGGCCATGGCCGCCGGCTATCCGGCGCCGGTGCGCATCGACGTTGTGCCGAACATCGGGCGCGACATCGGCCCCTTCTTCACCGCGCTGCGCGACGTGCTGGTCGGCGGCGGCTACGACGTGTTCTTCCATGTGCACGGCAAGAAGACCAAGGGGCGGCGGCGCGCCATCGGCGATCCGTGGCGTACCTTCCTGTGGGGGAACCTGATCGGCGGCGAACATCCCATGCTGGATGCCGCGCTGGCGCATATGGAGGCCGATGGCCGCGTCGGGCTGGTCTATCCCGAAGACACCCATGTGCTCGACTGGGCCACCAACGAGCGCGTCTGCGCGGAACTGGTCGAGGATATGGGCCTGACCGAGAAGCGCGGCCGGTATGTCGACTTCCCCGTCGGCAACATGTTCGCCGCCCGCCCTGCGGCGCTGGCGCCGGTGCTGGCGCTCGACCTGCGCTGGGAGGACTACCCCGCCGAACCGATCCCGGACGACGGCACGATGATGCACGGGCTTGAGCGCCTTCTGCCGGCCGCCGTGCGCAAGGCGGGCTATTCCTGCGCCGCCGTCCGCGTGCCCGGAACCGGCTGGGACTGACCCGGCCGCGCGGGTGGATTGCCCGGCCGCGAGGGGAAGGCTAAACGACGGGCATGTCACAGGAACCGGCCGACCAGCTTCTCATCGCGCTCGCCCAGCTCAACCCTGTCGTCGGCGATGTCGACGGCAATGCGGACAAGGTGCGCGAGGCGCGCGCGCTCGCGGCCGGGCAGGGCGCCGATCTCGTCGTCTTCTCCGAACTGTTCCTGTCCGGCTATCCGCCGGAGGATCTGGTTCTCAAGCCCGCCTTCCAGGCCGCTTGCCGCGCGGCGGTGGAGGCGCTGGCCGCCGGGACCGCCGATGGCGGGCCGGCGCTGCTGGTGGGCGCGCCCTGGCGCGAGGGCGACCGGCTCTACAATGCCGCGCTGCTGCTCGATGGCGGCGCCATCGCGGCGGTGCGCTACAAGGTGGACCTGCCCAATTACGGCGTCTTCGACGAGAAGCGCGTCTTCGCGTCCGGCCCGCTGCCGGGGCCGATGGCGTTCCGGGGCGTGCGGCTCGGCGTGCCGGTCTGCGAGGATATGTGGTCGCAGGACGTGATCGAATGCCTCGCCGAGACCGGCGCCGAGATCCTGCTGGTGCCCAATGGCTCGCCCTATCGCCGCAGCGTCTATGACGAGCGGATGAACATCGCGGTGGCGCGCGTGGTCGAGAGCGGGCTGCCGCTCGCCTATGTGAATCAGGTCGGCGGGCAGGACGAGCTGGTCTTCGACGGCGCCTCCTTCGTGCTCAACGCCGACCGCTCGCTGGCGGTGCAGCTTCCCAATTTCCAGGAGCGCGTGCGCCTCACCCGCTGGGAGCGCTGGGCCGATGGCTGGCGCTGCGAGGAGGGCGCGCGCGCGCCGTTGCTGCTCGACGACGAGGCAGACTATGCCGCCTGCGTGCTGGGCCTGCGCGACTATGTGGAGAAGAACCGCTTCCCCTGCGTCGTGCTCGGGCTTTCCGGCGGCATCGATTCCGCGCTCGTCGCGGCGATGGCGACGGACGCGCTGGGGCCGGAGCGGGTGCACGCCGTGATGCTGCCCTACCGCTACACCTCGGACGAATCGCTCGCCGCCGCCGCCGGCGCCGCGCAGGCGCTGGGGATTCGCTACGACGTCGTGCCGATCGCGGCAGGTGTCGAGGCGATGGAGGGCGCGCTGGCGCCGCTGTTCGCCGGTCGCGCGCGCGACGTGACCGAGGAAAATCTGCAGTCGCGCCTGCGGGGCACGCTCCTGATGTCGATCTCCAACAAGTTCGGCGCCATGGTGCTGACGACCGGCAACAAGTCGGAGATGTCGACCGGCTACGCCACGCTCTATGGCGACATGAATGGCGGCTACAACCCGCTGAAGGACCTCTACAAGACGCAGGTCTTCCGCCTGAGCGAACTGCGCAACCGCTGGAAGCCGGCCTACGCCCTCGGGCCCTCCGGCGTGGTGATCCCCGCGAACATCATCGCCAAGCCGCCGACCGCCGAACTGCGCGAGAACCAGAGGGACCAGGACAGCCTGCCGCCCTACGACCTGCTCGACGCGGTGCTGGAGCGCCTCGTGGAGCGCGAGCTTCCCGTCGCCGACATCGTGGCGGAAGGCTTCGATCCGGCGCTGGTGGCGCGGGTGGAGCGCCTGCTCAACATCGCCGAATACAAGCGCCGGCAGGCCGCGCCCGGGGTGAAGGTGACGGCGCGCAATTTCGGCCGCGACCGCCGCTATCCCATCACCAACCGCTTCCGCGAGGGGGCGTAGTTCCTCATGCGTCATCCCGGACGGCCAAGGGCCGATCCGGGATCTTCTGCGGAATCCGGGGGCATTCCTGGCCCGCGATCCCGGCTCTGCGCTTCGCGTCGGCCGGGATGACGGCAGGGGAGAACCAAGTTGCCCCGCTCCGCCATCCCGGCGATAAGCGCGGCATGTCGACATCCGCCACGCCCCCCGTCCTGCGCTTCGCCCCGTCGCCGACCGGCCTGCTGCATGTCGGCAATGCCCGCACGGCGCTCTACAACGCGCTGTTCGCCCGGCGCGAGGGCGGCAGCTTCATTCTGCGCTATGACGACACCGACACAGCGCGCTCGACGGAGGAATTCGCCCGCGCCATCGCCGAGGACGTCACCTGGCTCGGGCTCACGCCGGATCGCGTCGAGCACCAGTCGCGCCGGCTTCCCCGCTACGACGCAGCGGTCGAGCGGCTGAAGTCGCTCGGCCGGCTCTATCCCGCCTATGAGACGGAAGAAGAACTGGAGGCGATGCGCCAGTCGCGGCGTCGGCGCGGGCTGCCGCCGGTCTATGACCGCGCCGCGCTGAAGCTCACCGATGCGGCCCGCGCCGCGCTGGAGGCCGAGGGGCGCCGGCCGCATTGGCGCTTCCGGCTCGACGGGCGCAAGGTCGAATGGGACGACATGGTGCGCGGACGGCAGGGCGTCGACACCGCAACGCTGTCCGATCCGGTGCTGGTGCGCGAGGACGGATCCT comes from Ancylobacter sp. TS-1 and encodes:
- a CDS encoding tripartite tricarboxylate transporter TctB family protein produces the protein MSDPRTSSTRRPDRAGFVIAFGLAVLALVIGWDAWRLSAINAHSAVGPAAFPTIIAGGLALLAIATAVEAIRAEAVERPRDEIGPMAWVLAGLIGQIALLGFGSGFALATGWLFAATAKGFGRGPLWGHFLAGSVLCFVIYVIFAKGLQLALPAGPLERLI
- a CDS encoding tripartite tricarboxylate transporter substrate binding protein; translation: MNRMFRGALLAAALAAAPFSAASAQVGDLKIIAPAAPGGGWDQTARSLQQVLQSEKLASNVQVLNVPGAGGTIGLAQFVNANKGDPNTLLVGGYVMVGAIISNKSPVNLSQVTPIARLTGEYEAIAVPANSPIKSLADLVAALKADPQKVSWAGGSAGGTDHITAGLFAKAVGVDPTKVNYIAFSGGGESLASLLGGKVTVGISSLSEYDAQAKAGKLRILGVSSAERLPEAKDVPTFKESGVDVEIQNWRMVSAAPGITPEQKAQLTETIDKLAKSKAWNDLLAQKGWANTYLSGPAFDAQLAKDISATQTILKDIGLAQ
- the gor gene encoding glutathione-disulfide reductase; this translates as MDQFDVDLFVIGAGSGGVRAARIAAGYGARVRIAEEYRVGGTCVIRGCVPKKLFVYAARFAHEFDDASGFGWTVQGASFDWSTLIANKDKEIARLEGAYRANLDRAGVEIVPQRAEIEGPHAVRLADGTRVTARTILVATGARPNLGLDFPGRELGISSNEAFHLDRLPGRIVVQGAGYIALEFASLFAGLGAQVTVVHRGDRLLRGFDEDIRERIVGEMTQNGVSFVFNATIEGIFAVNGEKRVRLSDGRDLFADEVMLAIGRVPNIVGLGLDTVGVHLDAAGAIAVDANSRTNVPSIYAVGDVTNRANLTPVAIREGHAFADTVFGGAPWQVNYDLIPTAVFTEPEIGVVGLTEAQARAQGRRVDIYKTDFRPLKATLSGSASRVFMKLVVDQADDRVLGVHLIGETSGEIVQMAAIALNLNATKADFDRTMALHPSSSEELVTLRSKHASSDQVIPEVSTGATPAI
- a CDS encoding class II 3-deoxy-7-phosphoheptulonate synthase, whose product is MSDRWTPESWRAKPIQQVPEYPDAEALASVERQLASFPPLVFAGEARRLKRDLAKVANGEAFLLQGGDCAESFAEHSADNIRDFFRVFLQMSVVLTYAGALPVVKVGRVAGQFAKPRSAPMETIGGVELPSYRGDIVNDIDFTPEARIPDPRRQLEAYRQSAATLNLLRAFANGGYASLGNAHQWMLGFIKDSPQSGRYQALADRITEALDFMRAIGIDPEHHPEMRSTEFFTSHEALLLGFEQAMTRVDSTTGDWYATSGHMIWIGDRTRQFDHAHIEYARGVKNPLGLKCGPSLKPDDLLRLIDTLNPQNEPGRLTLIARFGADKVADHLPALLRAVKREGRSVVWSCDPMHGNTIKAASGYKTRPFDQILKEVRDFFAAHAAEGTYAGGVHLEMTGKNVTECTGGARAISDADLKDRYHTYCDPRLNAEQAIEMAFLVAELLKREHAGRTRPAIEAAE
- a CDS encoding alpha/beta hydrolase, coding for MEQVDAARQVIFESANVRIRRVPGRRTDVAFVTFEAHNTDPDPERTAFGEKFLRENGFTAYHVLANDNFWFQYPEMEAAIAAVRADIAPGTELVAYAVSMGAYAAIRFAGLLGAARILAFSPQFSINPTVIPWDKRWDRLFDRPREVLWEHLMAPRGVPIYLFYDPHNRDRHHVRLYDRAADIVRVRVPYAGHATVIVMLQSGLLGRAVLDVAENRFDAAAFQREVNARLDRSELYRNKRAHKRDRLIRRLRADLFDLFG
- a CDS encoding alpha/beta hydrolase — encoded protein: MRQTLFESEDLLVVKVPGYREDVVFVTFESLQPSREPGRLGFGEAFFAKRGYTAYHFMPSGNCWYQYAEMPEALARVRADIAEGARIVTYGISMGAYAAYRFSEPLAADAVIAFSPQYSIDPRRVWWERRWRTQGRARMWDRQLPRKEAVKHVFYDPMNQDRRHIRGLQREAELDLVRIYFGGHHSSRILQECGLLESAVLDIGHDRFDSAAFERQVWRQRLASTTYHQVRGRKGLLRRLRYRLAEALIERRLGAPSCEDAGPLLPDRGGA
- a CDS encoding rhamnan synthesis F family protein, coding for MPRQRGKSRKRLTRISQALGRAIGCLLFDGGKRPRLLVRAVLFDAYRRPRPGSGALVYRQPGRPRRAFAAWMAGAVDLLPALVAHVPFPAPTSDGPRRVLFVVRGDARPLAALVEAAADTWDVVLLRLDGVAGAGLAAHDVPVDVTGSRVPRRVLIDALAKRSAALRPLFALTVGPETADAANALERFGVPVVALVGTSSGPVADSAGLERLLSWASAVVFPSEAARQAARDRLPQFTGRCRVLAVDDPLGAGAGELVAIGREIGDEVDNEIALILGCAPERLEVLDIPHETDPPGELDVVQKLKWQIFEWRQRTLLRRPVNTPPLRRDYSGFHPLIYAEHHPVACFDQRRYPLSHWIQRGCPPGPWAVPVVGPPAAPRASGLRTALHGHFYYPDLFPELLERLSVNASRPDLFLTTDTEAKAGELRAMAAGYPAPVRIDVVPNIGRDIGPFFTALRDVLVGGGYDVFFHVHGKKTKGRRRAIGDPWRTFLWGNLIGGEHPMLDAALAHMEADGRVGLVYPEDTHVLDWATNERVCAELVEDMGLTEKRGRYVDFPVGNMFAARPAALAPVLALDLRWEDYPAEPIPDDGTMMHGLERLLPAAVRKAGYSCAAVRVPGTGWD
- a CDS encoding NAD+ synthase, producing the protein MSQEPADQLLIALAQLNPVVGDVDGNADKVREARALAAGQGADLVVFSELFLSGYPPEDLVLKPAFQAACRAAVEALAAGTADGGPALLVGAPWREGDRLYNAALLLDGGAIAAVRYKVDLPNYGVFDEKRVFASGPLPGPMAFRGVRLGVPVCEDMWSQDVIECLAETGAEILLVPNGSPYRRSVYDERMNIAVARVVESGLPLAYVNQVGGQDELVFDGASFVLNADRSLAVQLPNFQERVRLTRWERWADGWRCEEGARAPLLLDDEADYAACVLGLRDYVEKNRFPCVVLGLSGGIDSALVAAMATDALGPERVHAVMLPYRYTSDESLAAAAGAAQALGIRYDVVPIAAGVEAMEGALAPLFAGRARDVTEENLQSRLRGTLLMSISNKFGAMVLTTGNKSEMSTGYATLYGDMNGGYNPLKDLYKTQVFRLSELRNRWKPAYALGPSGVVIPANIIAKPPTAELRENQRDQDSLPPYDLLDAVLERLVERELPVADIVAEGFDPALVARVERLLNIAEYKRRQAAPGVKVTARNFGRDRRYPITNRFREGA